In Leptodactylus fuscus isolate aLepFus1 chromosome 2, aLepFus1.hap2, whole genome shotgun sequence, one genomic interval encodes:
- the LOC142194204 gene encoding olfactory receptor 52K1-like, translating into MKESGEDGRVYREERVTLQESGGERRVCRGVGGSGGEQKSLEKKQTSVEGAGESGESGGTQKESMANKSTFHEFVLIGFPGLPEKFHIVVGTLIFLVYNVSLWVNITVISLIVLKEHLHQPMYIIIASLAMSDLLFDTATLPKMIVTYWFGAGSMTFVGCFLQLTLVHTLNPFDSFIILLMAIDRYVAICKPLHYHSIISNRLVIVVCISLYAGAVLIGLYIMYLAYSLSYVGSNKVKNFFCSMGTVGATSSTDPASALLRAYFVGLACYLGSLSFIIFSYSVILRRICMSARSESWNKAFYTCVTHWFVIATYNVPRLLVYTYEQIQRPPVDVYISLICLYSFVPHFTSPIIFCLRNEEIKTTLRSIFKRQKFT; encoded by the exons ATGAAGGAGTCTGGAGAAGACGGGAGAGTCTATAGGGAAGAAAGAGTCACCCTGCAAGAGTCTGGAGGAGAAAGGAGAGTCTGTAGGGGAGTAGGAGGGTCTGGAGGAGAACAGAAGAGTCTGGAAAAGAAACAGACCAGTGTGGAGGGGGCAGGAGAGTCTGGAGAGTCTGGAGGAACACAGAAGG AGTCCATGGCGAATAAATCGACATTTCACGAGTTTGTCCTCATCGGATTCCCGGGTCTTCCAGAGAAGTTTCATATTGTGGTGGGAACTCTCATTTTCCTGGTCTATAATGTATCCCTATGGGTGAACATCACTGTCATCTCTTTAATCGTCCTTAAAGAACATTTACATCAACCCATGTACATTATCATCGCAAGCCTGGCCATGTCCGACCTTCTGTTTGACACCGCCACTTTGCCAAAAATGATTGTCACGTATTGGTTTGGCGCCGGCTCCATGACCTTCGTAGGGTGTTTCCTGCAGTTGACCCTGGTTCACACCTTGAATCCTTTTGACTCTTTTATTATCTTGCTGATGGCCATTGACCGCTATGTCGCCATTTGCAAACCTCTCCACTATCACTCCATCATTAGTAACAGACTCGTCATAGTCGTTTGCATATCCTTGTACGCGGGGGCGGTGCTGATCGGACTTTATATCATGTATTTGGCGTATTCTCTATCCTACGTTGGCTCCAATAAAGTGAAGAACTTCTTCTGTTCTATGGGAACCGTTGGCGCCACGAGCTCCACCGACCCAGCTTCGGCTCTTCTGAGAGCTTACTTTGTTGGCTTGGCTTGTTACCTTGGGTCATTGTCTTTCATCATATTCTCCTACAGCGTCATCCTCAGAAGAATCTGCATGTCGGCGCGATCCGAGAGCTGGAATAAAGCCTTCTACACCTGCGTGACCCACTGGTTCGTCATCGCCACCTACAACGTCCCGCGGCTCCTTGTCTACACCTACGAGCAGATACAAAGACCCCCAGTGGACGTCTACATCTCCCTTATCTGTCTCTACTCGTTTGTGCCACATTTCACCAGCCCCATCATATTTTGTCTCAGGAACGAGGAGATTAAAACAACTTTGAGGTCGATATTTAAGAGACAAAAATTTACCTAA
- the LOC142194203 gene encoding olfactory receptor 2AT4-like: MANQSDVMFILIGFPGLPEMYHTVVSCILFLVYIAALSANSAVILLITWKEHLHQPMYIIVVNLALSDVLFDTITLPKLIAKYWFGASGMTFSACMFQLFCVHYLGSLDSFIIMFMALDRYVAISRPLRYSTIITKRLTVLISVLLWVLAALTSLVNVVWHSQFPYCGSRKINNCFCVNMAVMVLACGDISLLKQTVYYIAMVVLLGPLCYIIISYVLIIVKVCSSVKNESLQKAFYTCVTHLFIIFMYYGPRVFVYTAYQVNLVFSLDFSVLLLCLYTYLPHVFNPIIFCLRTQEIREVIGKALRRKFGLHIEVGVVHT, translated from the coding sequence ATGGCCAACCAGTCTGATGTTATGTTCATACTCATTGGATTCCCGGGGCTGCCCGAGATGTACCATACCgtggtctcctgtatactgtttcTTGTATATATCGCTGCCCTCTCAGCTAATAGTGCCGTCATTCTGCTGATTACATGGAAGGAACATCTCCATCAGCCCATGTACATCATCGTTGTGAACCTGGCTCTTTCCGACGTCTTATTTGATACAATAACGTTACCCAAATTAATAGCCAAATACTGGTTTGGAGCAAGCGGCATGACGTTCTCAGCCTGCATGTTCCAGCTCTTCTGCGTCCACTACTTGGGGTCTCTTGATTCATTCATCATCATGTTTATGGCCCTAGATCGCTATGTGGCCATCAGCCGACCCCTGAGGTATTCCACCATCATCACCAAGAGACTTACCGTACTTATCTCCGTTCTCCTGTGGGTTCTGGCCGCTCTGACCTCCTTAGTCAATGTCGTCTGGCACTCCCAGTTTCCATATTGTGGCTCAAGAAAGATCAACAATTGTTTTTGTGTAAACATGGCGGTCATGGTTCTAGCCTGCGGGGATATCTCGTTGCTTAAACAGACTGTGTATTATATTGCCATGGTGGTCCTCTTAGGTCCATTGTGTTACATTATAATATCCTACGTCCTCATCATTGTGAAAGTGTGCTCATCGGTGAAGAACGAGAGTCTACAGAAAGCGTTCTACACGTGTGTCACTCATCTGTTCATCATCTTCATGTACTACGGCCCTCGGGTGTTCGTGTACACGGCCTATCAGGTCAACTTGGTCTTCAGTCTAGACTTTAGTGTCTTGCTTCTCTGCCTCTACACCTATCTCCCCCACGTTTTCAACCCAATTATCTTTTGTCTGAGGACTCAAGAAATCCGAGAAGTCATTGGAAAAGCCCTACGGAGGAAATTTGGGTTACACATTGAAGTTGGGGTGGTGCACACATAG